AACTTTACTTATATGTTCTTTATTCTCAGAGCCAAGGATGTCTTCCAACCTTTTTTTCCTTCCAGGTTGGCTATGGCTATTCCCATTCTACTATATTGCTGGTTTAATATCGTTTATGCTCTATTTTCTTTACCTGGAGGAATGCTCTCAGATAGAATTGGTCGAAGGAGAACTTTGAAGATTGGCTATTTCATATATAGTCTCTCTTGTCTCGGATTTGCACTCACGAGAACACTCACATCTTTCATTATTCTGTTTGCCCTTTATGGAATCTCTTTTGCCCTGGTGGTAGGGAATCAACGCGCATTTGCTTCAGATTTTGTAGAAGAGAATCTACGAGGAACAGCGTTAGGCACATTCCACACAGCAATAGGTATCTCTACGCTCATAGCAAGCATTTTTGCCGGAATCTTATGGACATATAGTCCCAAACTGACATTTTCCTATGGAGCAGTCCTGGGTCTGGTAGCAGCCATAAGTATTGGCTCTATTGGAAAAAAGATGTAGTGTAGCCCTTTATGGGCGTAATTATTTCCGGAGTAGTATAGTCCTTTATGGGCGTCCCGATTTATTGGGACGGGGACAAGCCCCTACACTACCACAACATATTTTTAACTATTGGTTGAATTCCTTTTCTGAATTAGGTATAATAACCTCAAAAGGAAAAACGGAGGATAATCTATGGCTAAAGTTTTGATTATTTACTATTCCCTTACTGGAAACACAGAGAAGATGGCAAACATAGTGGCAAAAGGAGTAGAAAAAGAGAAAGTAGAAGTGGAAATAAAAAAAGTTGAAGATGTAAAAGTTGACGAGTTAAAAGATGCGGATGGAATAATCATCGGGTCGCCAACCCATTATGGCTCAATGGCTTCCCAGATTAAACAACTTTTTGAGGAGAGCAGGAAACTGCAGAGACAATTAGTGGGCAAAGTAGGAGCAGCCTTCACTTCCAGCCATTGGGTAGGTGGAGGAAACGAGACGACAATTATGGATATTCTCCGGGCATTCCTTATTCATGGGATGATTGTTCAGGGGGAAGCAACAGGCGACCACTATGGACCTGTGGCTCTTTACGCGCCTGATGAGAGAAGTAGTAATCAATGTGAAATATTAGGGCAGAAGGTGGCCAGGCTGGTTAAGAGGTTAAAAGAGGAGGTTGAATGAAGATTCTCTGGGCTCCCTGGAGGATAAAATACATCTTAGGAAAAAAAGAAGGATGTATATTCTGCGATAAGGTGAAAGAGAATAAGGACAGGGAGAATTACATACTTTTGCGCGGGAAAAATGCCTTTGTAATACTTAATACTTTTCCTTACAGTAATGGTCACCTTATGGTTGCTCCTTATAAACATGTGCCTGATTTAGATGGTCTGGAGGAGAGTGAGTTGGCCGAACTGATGAGGCTTGTTAAGACTTGCACTCAAATTCTCAAGAAAGCCTTGAAACCAGAAGGTTTCAACATTGGAGCAAATCTGGGCAAAGCATCCGGGGCTGGTGTTGAAGGACATATCCACATTCATATTGTTCCTCGCTGGGAAGGAGATACCAGCTTTATTTCTACCGTGGGAGACACCAAGATTATTCCCGAATCTCTGGATGATACTTATGGGAAGCTTCTGGCAGCTTTGTAAAATTTTTTTAAGGAGTGAAAATGATTAAAAAGAGACTCGTAGTATCTTTCATTAGCGTATTCCTTGTCTTACTTTTTTTCTCGAGGGGAATATGCAGAACTGAGGCAGATGTTCATTTCGAAAAAGGTGTGGACTACATCAATCAGGGAGATTATCAACAGGCAATTGAAGAGTTCAATCGGGTAATAAATATCGATTCCGAATACGTTGACGCTTACTGCGGAATCGGCATAGCTTACCTGAACCAGAAAAAGTATAAGGAAGCAATAGAAGCCTTTGAGAAAGCAACAGCTCTGGATCCCGATAAACCAATTGCCTATTATCTTCTGGGTAAAGCCTACGAAGAGACAATGAATTATGAAAAGGCAATTTCTGCCTGGAATAAATTCCTCGCTCTGCGTCCCGGAGGGAAACGTGCCAAGAGACTGAGGAAGCATATCAAAAGATTGGAGGAATCTAAATAATGAAACCTAACAGAATTGTAGGCTGGCTATTACTCTCTATCGTTCTTTTCTCTTTTCTGGCTCTATTTTTCGGATGCGTTCCCCGCACTGCAATAAAAAAAGGATACGATTTCACCAGAATTAATCGTATTGGCGTGCTGGAGTTTACCAGTTATAGAGAACACATATACGCTGGAAATGCAGTGACTGATGAATTCATAAGGCAATTGATATTTAGGGATATCGATGTTGTTGAACGAGAGAGGCTGGAGAGCCTGCTCAGGGAACAACAGCTGGCCGGAAGCAAATACCTCGACCCTGAGACAGTTAAGCAAGTGGGC
The window above is part of the bacterium genome. Proteins encoded here:
- a CDS encoding NAD(P)H-dependent oxidoreductase produces the protein MAKVLIIYYSLTGNTEKMANIVAKGVEKEKVEVEIKKVEDVKVDELKDADGIIIGSPTHYGSMASQIKQLFEESRKLQRQLVGKVGAAFTSSHWVGGGNETTIMDILRAFLIHGMIVQGEATGDHYGPVALYAPDERSSNQCEILGQKVARLVKRLKEEVE
- a CDS encoding HIT domain-containing protein, encoding MKILWAPWRIKYILGKKEGCIFCDKVKENKDRENYILLRGKNAFVILNTFPYSNGHLMVAPYKHVPDLDGLEESELAELMRLVKTCTQILKKALKPEGFNIGANLGKASGAGVEGHIHIHIVPRWEGDTSFISTVGDTKIIPESLDDTYGKLLAAL
- a CDS encoding tetratricopeptide repeat protein → MIKKRLVVSFISVFLVLLFFSRGICRTEADVHFEKGVDYINQGDYQQAIEEFNRVINIDSEYVDAYCGIGIAYLNQKKYKEAIEAFEKATALDPDKPIAYYLLGKAYEETMNYEKAISAWNKFLALRPGGKRAKRLRKHIKRLEESK
- a CDS encoding CsgG/HfaB family protein gives rise to the protein MKPNRIVGWLLLSIVLFSFLALFFGCVPRTAIKKGYDFTRINRIGVLEFTSYREHIYAGNAVTDEFIRQLIFRDIDVVERERLESLLREQQLAGSKYLDPETVKQVGKILGVDALVTGTVTKYIAEGRETIYFRDEDGNIKTEVFLKRAEVGVSARMIDVETGLIVWASSYTYESFDMEGAIRGVASRLLNSLKKAWPRMKL